The Cyclopterus lumpus isolate fCycLum1 chromosome 6, fCycLum1.pri, whole genome shotgun sequence genome contains a region encoding:
- the si:dkey-29p10.4 gene encoding E3 ubiquitin/ISG15 ligase TRIM25 isoform X1 produces MGATLDTPARCPLCNELTREPVTLKCNHRFCQRCIGDLWSVSPTGPYHCPEWRCQTVYQTLPFDSKRSPTNSRWAQPLRTAGTSGNDEQNTYDSMLRRPSLSSRLLGKRKASIPVSEQPDTKRSAGESPREQPNDTETPTSSYEPWQSTSVETSKKAGPPGSTMSERGDGLSSSDNSDSMAVPASDVPPDISIQQNQPKSFEIISLDDSDTSNEVDICDAPAPATPKIDTQVTGIHASPMKPATSANSDSFTGVLTPDKGKSPVHHGSESPLIPTKHPADAPRFPSRVGIFPGLENKNASPVPCHYCPKTRCQSAVKTCLVCGASMCTEHLLPHLESPVFQNHTLVPPMEDFSPWRCQEHQEINRIYCRQCGVCVCTVCTVIGSHRDHICISIREAERELRVNLKEEIKQLQETEQEVKNRVTELTQKKQTVDVALRDARAGVQQQYNAIREALELEEQSALQCVTKEEKRVLGGLEEKLGHLRSSLQSIQQGLHTLEGLADAKGDKRIQDQVFIMEYNKVAQLTSNMGSCVDHLKAPEEVDRARLKCLQSWTEQRLDTVVITVPGKHRDLYRLLYGIAPFLDADTAHPKLQLSDNNRRVTYSEAQQAYTDHDARFSSFPQVLASRSLEEGCWYWEVNVPVDEGRWKVGLCEGQIERKGQKDNSRLGFNSYSWCLACDRKRVEALHNKVAVPLDGDGLQRVGVFLDYKEGILSFFNVTPGGSLALLHSYKHSFSDPLYPALSVSKTHLAICDLFES; encoded by the exons ATGGGAGCGACGTTGGACACCCCGGCGAGGTGTCCTCTGTGCAACGAGCTGACCCGGGAGCCCGTCACCCTAAAATGCAACCACCGGTTCTGCCAACGGTGTATCGGGGACTTGTGGAGCGTTTCCCCGACCGGCCCGTACCACTGTCCGGAGTGGAGGTGTCAAACAGTGTACCAGACCCTGCCGTTTGATAGCAAACGGTCGCCCACCAACAGTCGCTGGGCTCAGCCTCTCCGCACTGCAG GAACGTCGGGTAATGATGAACAAAATACATATGATTCCATGTTGCGGAGGCCCTCCCTCTCCAGCCGACTTCTCGGCAAGAGAAAAGCCAGCATACCTGTATCAGAGCAACCTGACACAAAACGATCAGCTGGAGAGTCTCCCCGTGAGCAGCCCAATGATACCGAGACTCCTACCTCGTCATATGAACCCTGGCAGTCTACGAGTGTTGAGACATCCAAGAAAGCAGGGCCCCCAGGATCCACAATGTCTGAGCGTGGTGATGGCCTGTCCTCCAGTGACAACTCTGACAGCATGGCAGTGCCTGCAAGTGATGTGCCACCAGACATCTCAATCCAGCAGAACCAGCCTAAATCTTTCGAAATTATCTCACTGGATGACTCTGACACATCCAATGAAGTAGATATTTGTGATGCACCTGCTCCTGCAACTCCAAAGATAGACACACAAGTGACAGGAATTCATGCGTCGCCAATGAAACCTGCCACATCTGCCAACTCTGATTCCTTTACTGGAGTTTTAACTCCAGATAAAGGTAAGTCTCCTGTACACCATGGCAGCGAGTCTCCCCTGATACCCACCAAACATCCTGCCGATGCCCCAAGATTTCCAAGTCGTGTTGGCATCTTCCCGGGGTTAGAGAACAAAAATGCCAGCCCTGTGCCCTGCCATTATTGCCCTAAAACCAGGTGTCAGTCCGCTGTCAAGACATGTCTGGTGTGCGGCGCTTCCATGTGTACAGAGCACCTGCTTCCCCACCTGGAATCGCCTGTCTTCCAGAATCATACCTTGGTTCCTCCAATGGAGGATTTCTCTCCCTGGAGGTGCCAGGAGCACCAGGAAATAAACCGTATCTACTGTCGGcagtgtggagtgtgtgtgtgtacggtgtgTACTGTCATTGGCTCGCACCGCGACCACATCTGCATCAGCatcagggaggcagagagagagctcaGG GTGAACCTAAAAGAAGAAATCAAGCAACTGCAGGAgactgaacaggaagtgaagaacAGGGTGACTGAACTCACACAGAAGAAACAGACCGTCGAT GTGGCTTTACGTGATGCTCGAGCAGGAGTGCAGCAGCAGTACAACGCCATCAGAGAGGccctggagctggaggagcaatCAGCTCTTCAGTGTGTGacgaaggaggaaaagagagttCTGGGGGGACTAGAGGAGAAACTCGGCCACCTCCGGAGCTCCctgcaatccatccaacagGGACTCCACACCCTGGAGGGGTTGGCTGATGCCAAAGGGGACAAACGCATTCAGGACCAGGTCTTCATTATG GAATACAACAAGGTAGCCCAACT GACTAGTAACATGGGGAGCTGTGTGGACCACCTCAAGGCTCCAGAGGAAGTGGATCGGGCCCGGCTGAAATGTCTGCAGAGTTGGACTGAGCAACGCCTGGACACAGTCGTCATCACTGTGCCAGGCAAACACAGAGACCTCTACCGACTGCTCT ATGGTATAGCCCCCTTCTTGGATGCAGATACTGCCCATCCCAAGCTGCAGCTGTCTGATAACAACAGGAGGGTGACCTACAGCGAAGCTCAGCAGGCCTACACGGATCACGACGCTCGATTCAGCTCTTTTCCACAGGTCCTGGCCTCCCGTTCCCTGGAGGAGGGCTGTTGGTACTGGGAGGTGAATGTGCCCGTGGATGAGGGCCGTTGGAAGGTGGGGCTGTGTGAGGGTCAGATAGAGAGGAAAGGCCAAAAGGACAACTCTCGCCTGGGATTCAACTCGTATTCCTGGTGCCTGGCCTGTGACAGAAAGAGGGTGGAAGCTCTGCATAACAAGGTGGCGGTTCCTCTGGATGGCGACGGGCTGCAGAGGGTAGGAGTGTTCCTTGACTACAAAGAGGGCATTTTATCATTCTTCAATGTGACACCAGGGGGCAGTCTAGCTTTATTGCATTCCTACAAGCACAGTTTTAGTGATCCTCTGTACCCAGCCTTGTCTGTGTCTAAAACACACCTGGCCATCTGTGACCTGTTTG
- the si:dkey-29p10.4 gene encoding tripartite motif-containing protein 16 isoform X3, whose amino-acid sequence MGATLDTPARCPLCNELTREPVTLKCNHRFCQRCIGDLWSVSPTGPYHCPEWRCQTVYQTLPFDSKRSPTNSRWAQPLRTAGTSGNDEQNTYDSMLRRPSLSSRLLGKRKASIPVSEQPDTKRSAGESPREQPNDTETPTSSYEPWQSTSVETSKKAGPPGSTMSERGDGLSSSDNSDSMAVPASDVPPDISIQQNQPKSFEIISLDDSDTSNEVDICDAPAPATPKIDTQVTGIHASPMKPATSANSDSFTGVLTPDKGKSPVHHGSESPLIPTKHPADAPRFPSRVGIFPGLENKNASPVPCHYCPKTRCQSAVKTCLVCGASMCTEHLLPHLESPVFQNHTLVPPMEDFSPWRCQEHQEINRIYCRQCGVCVCTVCTVIGSHRDHICISIREAERELRVNLKEEIKQLQETEQEVKNRVTELTQKKQTVDVALRDARAGVQQQYNAIREALELEEQSALQCVTKEEKRVLGGLEEKLGHLRSSLQSIQQGLHTLEGLADAKGDKRIQDQVFIMEYNKVAQLTSNMGSCVDHLKAPEEVDRARLKCLQSWTEQRLDTVVITVPGKHRDLYRLLYGIAPFLDADTAHPKLQLSDNNRRVTYSEAQQAYTDHDARFSSFPQVLASRSLEEGCWYWEVNVPVDEGRWKVGLCEGQIERKGQKDNSRLGFNSYSWCLACDRKRVEALHNKVAVPLDGDGLQRLAHEGGLRDMSARGGALTS is encoded by the exons ATGGGAGCGACGTTGGACACCCCGGCGAGGTGTCCTCTGTGCAACGAGCTGACCCGGGAGCCCGTCACCCTAAAATGCAACCACCGGTTCTGCCAACGGTGTATCGGGGACTTGTGGAGCGTTTCCCCGACCGGCCCGTACCACTGTCCGGAGTGGAGGTGTCAAACAGTGTACCAGACCCTGCCGTTTGATAGCAAACGGTCGCCCACCAACAGTCGCTGGGCTCAGCCTCTCCGCACTGCAG GAACGTCGGGTAATGATGAACAAAATACATATGATTCCATGTTGCGGAGGCCCTCCCTCTCCAGCCGACTTCTCGGCAAGAGAAAAGCCAGCATACCTGTATCAGAGCAACCTGACACAAAACGATCAGCTGGAGAGTCTCCCCGTGAGCAGCCCAATGATACCGAGACTCCTACCTCGTCATATGAACCCTGGCAGTCTACGAGTGTTGAGACATCCAAGAAAGCAGGGCCCCCAGGATCCACAATGTCTGAGCGTGGTGATGGCCTGTCCTCCAGTGACAACTCTGACAGCATGGCAGTGCCTGCAAGTGATGTGCCACCAGACATCTCAATCCAGCAGAACCAGCCTAAATCTTTCGAAATTATCTCACTGGATGACTCTGACACATCCAATGAAGTAGATATTTGTGATGCACCTGCTCCTGCAACTCCAAAGATAGACACACAAGTGACAGGAATTCATGCGTCGCCAATGAAACCTGCCACATCTGCCAACTCTGATTCCTTTACTGGAGTTTTAACTCCAGATAAAGGTAAGTCTCCTGTACACCATGGCAGCGAGTCTCCCCTGATACCCACCAAACATCCTGCCGATGCCCCAAGATTTCCAAGTCGTGTTGGCATCTTCCCGGGGTTAGAGAACAAAAATGCCAGCCCTGTGCCCTGCCATTATTGCCCTAAAACCAGGTGTCAGTCCGCTGTCAAGACATGTCTGGTGTGCGGCGCTTCCATGTGTACAGAGCACCTGCTTCCCCACCTGGAATCGCCTGTCTTCCAGAATCATACCTTGGTTCCTCCAATGGAGGATTTCTCTCCCTGGAGGTGCCAGGAGCACCAGGAAATAAACCGTATCTACTGTCGGcagtgtggagtgtgtgtgtgtacggtgtgTACTGTCATTGGCTCGCACCGCGACCACATCTGCATCAGCatcagggaggcagagagagagctcaGG GTGAACCTAAAAGAAGAAATCAAGCAACTGCAGGAgactgaacaggaagtgaagaacAGGGTGACTGAACTCACACAGAAGAAACAGACCGTCGAT GTGGCTTTACGTGATGCTCGAGCAGGAGTGCAGCAGCAGTACAACGCCATCAGAGAGGccctggagctggaggagcaatCAGCTCTTCAGTGTGTGacgaaggaggaaaagagagttCTGGGGGGACTAGAGGAGAAACTCGGCCACCTCCGGAGCTCCctgcaatccatccaacagGGACTCCACACCCTGGAGGGGTTGGCTGATGCCAAAGGGGACAAACGCATTCAGGACCAGGTCTTCATTATG GAATACAACAAGGTAGCCCAACT GACTAGTAACATGGGGAGCTGTGTGGACCACCTCAAGGCTCCAGAGGAAGTGGATCGGGCCCGGCTGAAATGTCTGCAGAGTTGGACTGAGCAACGCCTGGACACAGTCGTCATCACTGTGCCAGGCAAACACAGAGACCTCTACCGACTGCTCT ATGGTATAGCCCCCTTCTTGGATGCAGATACTGCCCATCCCAAGCTGCAGCTGTCTGATAACAACAGGAGGGTGACCTACAGCGAAGCTCAGCAGGCCTACACGGATCACGACGCTCGATTCAGCTCTTTTCCACAGGTCCTGGCCTCCCGTTCCCTGGAGGAGGGCTGTTGGTACTGGGAGGTGAATGTGCCCGTGGATGAGGGCCGTTGGAAGGTGGGGCTGTGTGAGGGTCAGATAGAGAGGAAAGGCCAAAAGGACAACTCTCGCCTGGGATTCAACTCGTATTCCTGGTGCCTGGCCTGTGACAGAAAGAGGGTGGAAGCTCTGCATAACAAGGTGGCGGTTCCTCTGGATGGCGACGGGCTGCAGAGG
- the si:dkey-29p10.4 gene encoding tripartite motif-containing protein 16 isoform X2, with protein MGATLDTPARCPLCNELTREPVTLKCNHRFCQRCIGDLWSVSPTGPYHCPEWRCQTVYQTLPFDSKRSPTNSRWAQPLRTAGTSGNDEQNTYDSMLRRPSLSSRLLGKRKASIPVSEQPDTKRSAGESPREQPNDTETPTSSYEPWQSTSVETSKKAGPPGSTMSERGDGLSSSDNSDSMAVPASDVPPDISIQQNQPKSFEIISLDDSDTSNEVDICDAPAPATPKIDTQVTGIHASPMKPATSANSDSFTGVLTPDKGKSPVHHGSESPLIPTKHPADAPRFPSRVGIFPGLENKNASPVPCHYCPKTRCQSAVKTCLVCGASMCTEHLLPHLESPVFQNHTLVPPMEDFSPWRCQEHQEINRIYCRQCGVCVCTVCTVIGSHRDHICISIREAERELRVNLKEEIKQLQETEQEVKNRVTELTQKKQTVDVALRDARAGVQQQYNAIREALELEEQSALQCVTKEEKRVLGGLEEKLGHLRSSLQSIQQGLHTLEGLADAKGDKRIQDQVFIMEYNKVAQLTSNMGSCVDHLKAPEEVDRARLKCLQSWTEQRLDTVVITVPGKHRDLYRLLYGIAPFLDADTAHPKLQLSDNNRRVTYSEAQQAYTDHDARFSSFPQVLASRSLEEGCWYWEVNVPVDEGRWKVGLCEGQIERKGQKDNSRLGFNSYSWCLACDRKRVEALHNKVAVPLDGDGLQRVNLSKHPHVRRYLYILPADVVK; from the exons ATGGGAGCGACGTTGGACACCCCGGCGAGGTGTCCTCTGTGCAACGAGCTGACCCGGGAGCCCGTCACCCTAAAATGCAACCACCGGTTCTGCCAACGGTGTATCGGGGACTTGTGGAGCGTTTCCCCGACCGGCCCGTACCACTGTCCGGAGTGGAGGTGTCAAACAGTGTACCAGACCCTGCCGTTTGATAGCAAACGGTCGCCCACCAACAGTCGCTGGGCTCAGCCTCTCCGCACTGCAG GAACGTCGGGTAATGATGAACAAAATACATATGATTCCATGTTGCGGAGGCCCTCCCTCTCCAGCCGACTTCTCGGCAAGAGAAAAGCCAGCATACCTGTATCAGAGCAACCTGACACAAAACGATCAGCTGGAGAGTCTCCCCGTGAGCAGCCCAATGATACCGAGACTCCTACCTCGTCATATGAACCCTGGCAGTCTACGAGTGTTGAGACATCCAAGAAAGCAGGGCCCCCAGGATCCACAATGTCTGAGCGTGGTGATGGCCTGTCCTCCAGTGACAACTCTGACAGCATGGCAGTGCCTGCAAGTGATGTGCCACCAGACATCTCAATCCAGCAGAACCAGCCTAAATCTTTCGAAATTATCTCACTGGATGACTCTGACACATCCAATGAAGTAGATATTTGTGATGCACCTGCTCCTGCAACTCCAAAGATAGACACACAAGTGACAGGAATTCATGCGTCGCCAATGAAACCTGCCACATCTGCCAACTCTGATTCCTTTACTGGAGTTTTAACTCCAGATAAAGGTAAGTCTCCTGTACACCATGGCAGCGAGTCTCCCCTGATACCCACCAAACATCCTGCCGATGCCCCAAGATTTCCAAGTCGTGTTGGCATCTTCCCGGGGTTAGAGAACAAAAATGCCAGCCCTGTGCCCTGCCATTATTGCCCTAAAACCAGGTGTCAGTCCGCTGTCAAGACATGTCTGGTGTGCGGCGCTTCCATGTGTACAGAGCACCTGCTTCCCCACCTGGAATCGCCTGTCTTCCAGAATCATACCTTGGTTCCTCCAATGGAGGATTTCTCTCCCTGGAGGTGCCAGGAGCACCAGGAAATAAACCGTATCTACTGTCGGcagtgtggagtgtgtgtgtgtacggtgtgTACTGTCATTGGCTCGCACCGCGACCACATCTGCATCAGCatcagggaggcagagagagagctcaGG GTGAACCTAAAAGAAGAAATCAAGCAACTGCAGGAgactgaacaggaagtgaagaacAGGGTGACTGAACTCACACAGAAGAAACAGACCGTCGAT GTGGCTTTACGTGATGCTCGAGCAGGAGTGCAGCAGCAGTACAACGCCATCAGAGAGGccctggagctggaggagcaatCAGCTCTTCAGTGTGTGacgaaggaggaaaagagagttCTGGGGGGACTAGAGGAGAAACTCGGCCACCTCCGGAGCTCCctgcaatccatccaacagGGACTCCACACCCTGGAGGGGTTGGCTGATGCCAAAGGGGACAAACGCATTCAGGACCAGGTCTTCATTATG GAATACAACAAGGTAGCCCAACT GACTAGTAACATGGGGAGCTGTGTGGACCACCTCAAGGCTCCAGAGGAAGTGGATCGGGCCCGGCTGAAATGTCTGCAGAGTTGGACTGAGCAACGCCTGGACACAGTCGTCATCACTGTGCCAGGCAAACACAGAGACCTCTACCGACTGCTCT ATGGTATAGCCCCCTTCTTGGATGCAGATACTGCCCATCCCAAGCTGCAGCTGTCTGATAACAACAGGAGGGTGACCTACAGCGAAGCTCAGCAGGCCTACACGGATCACGACGCTCGATTCAGCTCTTTTCCACAGGTCCTGGCCTCCCGTTCCCTGGAGGAGGGCTGTTGGTACTGGGAGGTGAATGTGCCCGTGGATGAGGGCCGTTGGAAGGTGGGGCTGTGTGAGGGTCAGATAGAGAGGAAAGGCCAAAAGGACAACTCTCGCCTGGGATTCAACTCGTATTCCTGGTGCCTGGCCTGTGACAGAAAGAGGGTGGAAGCTCTGCATAACAAGGTGGCGGTTCCTCTGGATGGCGACGGGCTGCAGAGG
- the si:dkey-29p10.4 gene encoding E3 ubiquitin/ISG15 ligase TRIM25 isoform X4, with protein MGATLDTPARCPLCNELTREPVTLKCNHRFCQRCIGDLWSVSPTGPYHCPEWRCQTVYQTLPFDSKRSPTNSRWAQPLRTAGTSGNDEQNTYDSMLRRPSLSSRLLGKRKASIPVSEQPDTKRSAGESPREQPNDTETPTSSYEPWQSTSVETSKKAGPPGSTMSERGDGLSSSDNSDSMAVPASDVPPDISIQQNQPKSFEIISLDDSDTSNEVDICDAPAPATPKIDTQVTGIHASPMKPATSANSDSFTGVLTPDKEHLLPHLESPVFQNHTLVPPMEDFSPWRCQEHQEINRIYCRQCGVCVCTVCTVIGSHRDHICISIREAERELRVNLKEEIKQLQETEQEVKNRVTELTQKKQTVDVALRDARAGVQQQYNAIREALELEEQSALQCVTKEEKRVLGGLEEKLGHLRSSLQSIQQGLHTLEGLADAKGDKRIQDQVFIMEYNKVAQLTSNMGSCVDHLKAPEEVDRARLKCLQSWTEQRLDTVVITVPGKHRDLYRLLYGIAPFLDADTAHPKLQLSDNNRRVTYSEAQQAYTDHDARFSSFPQVLASRSLEEGCWYWEVNVPVDEGRWKVGLCEGQIERKGQKDNSRLGFNSYSWCLACDRKRVEALHNKVAVPLDGDGLQRVGVFLDYKEGILSFFNVTPGGSLALLHSYKHSFSDPLYPALSVSKTHLAICDLFES; from the exons ATGGGAGCGACGTTGGACACCCCGGCGAGGTGTCCTCTGTGCAACGAGCTGACCCGGGAGCCCGTCACCCTAAAATGCAACCACCGGTTCTGCCAACGGTGTATCGGGGACTTGTGGAGCGTTTCCCCGACCGGCCCGTACCACTGTCCGGAGTGGAGGTGTCAAACAGTGTACCAGACCCTGCCGTTTGATAGCAAACGGTCGCCCACCAACAGTCGCTGGGCTCAGCCTCTCCGCACTGCAG GAACGTCGGGTAATGATGAACAAAATACATATGATTCCATGTTGCGGAGGCCCTCCCTCTCCAGCCGACTTCTCGGCAAGAGAAAAGCCAGCATACCTGTATCAGAGCAACCTGACACAAAACGATCAGCTGGAGAGTCTCCCCGTGAGCAGCCCAATGATACCGAGACTCCTACCTCGTCATATGAACCCTGGCAGTCTACGAGTGTTGAGACATCCAAGAAAGCAGGGCCCCCAGGATCCACAATGTCTGAGCGTGGTGATGGCCTGTCCTCCAGTGACAACTCTGACAGCATGGCAGTGCCTGCAAGTGATGTGCCACCAGACATCTCAATCCAGCAGAACCAGCCTAAATCTTTCGAAATTATCTCACTGGATGACTCTGACACATCCAATGAAGTAGATATTTGTGATGCACCTGCTCCTGCAACTCCAAAGATAGACACACAAGTGACAGGAATTCATGCGTCGCCAATGAAACCTGCCACATCTGCCAACTCTGATTCCTTTACTGGAGTTTTAACTCCAGATAAAG AGCACCTGCTTCCCCACCTGGAATCGCCTGTCTTCCAGAATCATACCTTGGTTCCTCCAATGGAGGATTTCTCTCCCTGGAGGTGCCAGGAGCACCAGGAAATAAACCGTATCTACTGTCGGcagtgtggagtgtgtgtgtgtacggtgtgTACTGTCATTGGCTCGCACCGCGACCACATCTGCATCAGCatcagggaggcagagagagagctcaGG GTGAACCTAAAAGAAGAAATCAAGCAACTGCAGGAgactgaacaggaagtgaagaacAGGGTGACTGAACTCACACAGAAGAAACAGACCGTCGAT GTGGCTTTACGTGATGCTCGAGCAGGAGTGCAGCAGCAGTACAACGCCATCAGAGAGGccctggagctggaggagcaatCAGCTCTTCAGTGTGTGacgaaggaggaaaagagagttCTGGGGGGACTAGAGGAGAAACTCGGCCACCTCCGGAGCTCCctgcaatccatccaacagGGACTCCACACCCTGGAGGGGTTGGCTGATGCCAAAGGGGACAAACGCATTCAGGACCAGGTCTTCATTATG GAATACAACAAGGTAGCCCAACT GACTAGTAACATGGGGAGCTGTGTGGACCACCTCAAGGCTCCAGAGGAAGTGGATCGGGCCCGGCTGAAATGTCTGCAGAGTTGGACTGAGCAACGCCTGGACACAGTCGTCATCACTGTGCCAGGCAAACACAGAGACCTCTACCGACTGCTCT ATGGTATAGCCCCCTTCTTGGATGCAGATACTGCCCATCCCAAGCTGCAGCTGTCTGATAACAACAGGAGGGTGACCTACAGCGAAGCTCAGCAGGCCTACACGGATCACGACGCTCGATTCAGCTCTTTTCCACAGGTCCTGGCCTCCCGTTCCCTGGAGGAGGGCTGTTGGTACTGGGAGGTGAATGTGCCCGTGGATGAGGGCCGTTGGAAGGTGGGGCTGTGTGAGGGTCAGATAGAGAGGAAAGGCCAAAAGGACAACTCTCGCCTGGGATTCAACTCGTATTCCTGGTGCCTGGCCTGTGACAGAAAGAGGGTGGAAGCTCTGCATAACAAGGTGGCGGTTCCTCTGGATGGCGACGGGCTGCAGAGGGTAGGAGTGTTCCTTGACTACAAAGAGGGCATTTTATCATTCTTCAATGTGACACCAGGGGGCAGTCTAGCTTTATTGCATTCCTACAAGCACAGTTTTAGTGATCCTCTGTACCCAGCCTTGTCTGTGTCTAAAACACACCTGGCCATCTGTGACCTGTTTG